Proteins from a genomic interval of Ptychodera flava strain L36383 chromosome 7, AS_Pfla_20210202, whole genome shotgun sequence:
- the LOC139137235 gene encoding uncharacterized protein — translation MLSFRSMRQTDLQTRTTREVRRRPVFVSPKSIDGRLSRLKGINRLQSDATIYPSSWEPMPPGKEFIRFLLNRSSAEFRYVERVFRKSVQQENAKINAIERIQNPHIWDKYQRQKKYMVQKNGDIGLQVNLFHGTDEQSVTKICRQNFDFRVAGKNATLFGHGTYFARDASYSDRYSSDDDHGQRHMFLAYVLVGRYTVGQRSYKRPPEINTRTGELYDSCVNRQNDPTVFVIFDREQCYPAYLINFTKLNANTGPPSPAKGLKGTNHLQSDATIYPSSWEPMPPGKEFIRCLLDRSSAEFRYVERVFRQSVQQDKAKINAIERIQNPLIWDKYQRQKKYMIEKKGDTGLLVDMYLFHGTDEQSVPKICRQNFDFRVAGKNATLFGQGTYFARDASYSDRYSSDDDHGQRHMFLAYVLVGRYTVGQSSYKRPPEINQHTGELYDSCVNRQNDPTVFVIFDREQCYPAYLINFTKLNANTGPPSAAIRLKGTNHLQSDATIYQSSWEPMPPGKEFIRCLLNTSSAEFQFVERVFRQSVQQDKAKINAIERIQNPLIWDKYQRQKKYMVQKNGDIGLQVNLFHGTDEQSVTKICRQNFDFRVAGKNATLFGQGTYFARDASYSDCYSSDDDRGQRHMFLAYVLVGRYTVGQSSYKRPPEINTHTGELYDSCVNRQNDPTVFVIFDREQCCPAYLINFTKLNANRGLLSPAKG, via the exons ATGTTGTCATTTAGAAGCATGAGACAAACTGACCTGCAAACTCGGACAACCAGAGAAGTGAGGAGAAGACCAGTGTTTGTGTCACCTAAATCCATTGATGGCcgtttgtcaag GTTAAAAGGCATAAATCGTCTACAGTCAGATGCAACTATATACCCATCGTCCTGGGAACCTATGCCTCCTGGGAAAGAGTTTATCCGCTTCCTCCTAAACAGATCATCAGCCGAATTTCGATATGTGGAGAGGGTCTTTCGAAAGTCTGTGCAGCAAGAAAATGCCAAGATCAATGCAATAGAGAGGATCCAAAATCCGCATATTTGggacaaatatcaaag ACAGAAGAAGTACATGGTACAGAAAAACGGAGACATTGGTCTTCAAGTGAATCTTTTCCACGGAACTGATGAACAGTCTGTGACCAAGATCTGCCGACAAAATTTCGATTTTAGGGTCGCGGGGAAAAATGCAACACTCTTCGGACATGGGACATACTTCGCACGCGATGCAAGTTATAGTGACCGCTACTCCAGTGACGATGACCATGGCCAGCGGCACATGTTCTTAGCGTACGTCCTGGTTGGCCGGTATACAGTCGGACAGAGGTCCTACAAACGACCGCCTGAAATCAATACGCGCACTGGGGAACTGTACGACTCGTGTGTGAACAGGCAGAATGATCCGACTGTCTTCGTCATATTTGACCGTGAGCAGTGCTACCCTGCGTACTTGATAAATTTCACGAAGTTAAACGCGAATACGGGACCTCCTTCTCCAGCCAAAGG GTTAAAAGGCACAAATCATCTACAGTCAGATGCAACTATATACCCATCGTCCTGGGAACCTATGCCCCCTGGGAAAGAGTTTATCCGCTGCCTCCTAGACAGATCATCAGCCGAATTTCGATATGTGGAGAGGGTCTTTCGACAGTCTGTGCAGCAAGACAAGGCCAAGATCAATGCAATAGAGAGGATCCAAAATCCGCTTATTTGggacaaatatcaaag ACAGAAGAAGTACATGATAGAGAAAAAGGGAGACACTGGTCTACTAGTGGACATGTATCTTTTCCACGGAACTGATGAACAGTCTGTGCCCAAGATCTGCCGACAAAATTTCGATTTTAGGGTCGCGGGGAAGAATGCAACACTCTTCGGACAGGGGACATACTTCGCACGCGATGCAAGTTATAGTGACCGCTACTCCAGTGACGATGACCATGGCCAGCGGCACATGTTCTTAGCGTACGTCCTGGTTGGCCGGTATACAGTCGGACAGAGCTCCTACAAACGACCCCCTGAAATCAATCAGCACACTGGGGAACTGTACGACTCGTGTGTGAACAGGCAGAATGATCCGACCGTCTTCGTCATATTTGACCGTGAACAGTGCTACCCTGCGTATTTGATAAATTTCACGAAGTTAAACGCGAATACGGGACCGCCTTCTGCAGCCATTAG GTTAAAAGGCACAAATCATCTACAGTCAGATGCAACTATATACCAATCGTCCTGGGAACCTATGCCCCCTGGGAAAGAGTTTATTCGCTGCCTCCTAAACACATCATCAGCCGAATTTCAATTTGTAGAGAGGGTCTTTCGACAGTCTGTGCAGCAAGACAAGGCCAAGATCAATGCAATAGAGAGGATCCAAAATCCGCTTATTTGggacaaatatcaaag ACAGAAGAAGTACATGGTACAGAAAAACGGAGACATTGGTCTTCAAGTGAATCTTTTCCACGGAACTGATGAACAGTCTGTGACCAAGATCTGCCGACAAAATTTCGATTTTAGGGTCGCGGGGAAGAATGCAACACTCTTCGGACAGGGGACATACTTCGCACGCGATGCAAGTTATAGTGACTGCTACTCCAGTGACGATGACCGTGGCCAGCGGCACATGTTCCTAGCGTACGTCCTGGTTGGCCGGTATACAGTCGGACAGAGCTCATACAAACGACCGCCTGAAATCAATACACACACTGGGGAACTGTACGACTCGTGTGTGAACAGGCAGAATGATCCGACCGTCTTCGTCATATTTGACCGTGAACAGTGCTGCCCTGCGTACTTGATAAATTTTACGAAGTTAAACGCGAATAGGGGACTGCTTTCTCCAGCCAAAGGGTAA